In the Gemmatimonadota bacterium genome, one interval contains:
- the nrfD gene encoding polysulfide reductase NrfD, with product MASFAEPLRPNIASADVQLPGVRDYEQVDDDIIATLKPTKGWFAALGVAIALFLVGAAAWIYQIYWGLGNAGYEPPVMWGVYIITFVFWVGIGHAGTLISAILFLFRAGFRTTIYRCAEAMTVFAVMTAGLFPIIHIGRPWKFFWLIPYPNWRLIWPNFKSPLVWDVFAISTYLTVSSTFLYVGLIPDIAVLRDRETNPLRKKILAILSLGWRNSEPEWRHFMKMYLFLAAFSTPLVLSVHSVVSFDFAMALTPGWHATIFPPYFVAGAIFSGIGMVFTIIIPIRKFFNLQHYVTINHLDAASKLCLFTSMVVGCAYLIEFWVAWYSGVAVEQDYFWNRVFGEWWWAAWIMLTCNMIFPLSLFSQKLRRNPTWLFILSIFINIGMWFERFVIIVPSLSHEFEPWQWGGYAPSWVDVSILIGSFGWFFMWFLLFIKQLPVVAIAEVKEIIPPKLRSHARGHGLDASGHHLPYGTETPGEHD from the coding sequence ATGGCGTCCTTCGCTGAACCGCTCCGGCCGAATATCGCCTCGGCCGACGTGCAGCTCCCGGGGGTCCGGGACTACGAACAGGTCGACGACGACATCATCGCGACGCTCAAGCCGACCAAGGGGTGGTTCGCCGCCCTCGGCGTGGCGATCGCCTTGTTCCTCGTGGGCGCCGCGGCGTGGATCTATCAGATCTACTGGGGGCTGGGGAACGCGGGCTATGAGCCGCCGGTGATGTGGGGTGTCTACATCATCACCTTCGTGTTCTGGGTCGGTATCGGCCATGCCGGGACGCTCATCTCGGCCATTCTCTTCCTGTTCCGCGCCGGCTTCCGCACCACGATTTATCGATGCGCCGAAGCGATGACGGTGTTCGCGGTCATGACGGCCGGGCTCTTCCCGATCATCCACATCGGGCGCCCGTGGAAGTTCTTCTGGCTGATTCCGTATCCCAACTGGCGGTTGATCTGGCCGAACTTCAAGTCGCCGCTGGTGTGGGACGTGTTCGCCATCTCGACGTACCTCACGGTGTCGTCGACGTTCCTGTACGTCGGGCTCATCCCGGACATCGCGGTGCTGCGCGACCGCGAGACCAACCCGCTGCGCAAGAAGATCCTGGCGATCCTGTCGTTAGGGTGGCGGAACTCGGAGCCCGAGTGGCGTCACTTCATGAAGATGTACCTGTTCCTCGCGGCCTTCTCCACGCCGCTGGTGCTCTCGGTGCACTCCGTCGTGTCGTTCGACTTCGCCATGGCGCTCACGCCGGGCTGGCACGCGACGATCTTCCCGCCGTACTTCGTCGCCGGCGCCATCTTCAGCGGCATCGGGATGGTCTTCACGATCATCATCCCCATCCGGAAGTTCTTCAACCTCCAGCACTACGTCACGATCAACCACCTCGACGCGGCGTCGAAGCTCTGTCTCTTCACGTCGATGGTCGTCGGATGCGCCTACCTCATCGAGTTCTGGGTGGCGTGGTACTCCGGCGTGGCGGTGGAGCAGGACTACTTCTGGAACCGCGTCTTTGGTGAGTGGTGGTGGGCCGCGTGGATCATGCTCACGTGCAACATGATCTTCCCGCTGTCGCTCTTCTCGCAGAAGCTGCGCCGTAACCCGACCTGGCTCTTCATCCTCTCGATCTTCATCAACATCGGGATGTGGTTCGAGCGCTTCGTCATCATCGTCCCGTCGCTGTCGCATGAGTTCGAGCCGTGGCAGTGGGGCGGGTACGCGCCGAGCTGGGTCGACGTCTCGATCCTCATCGGGTCGTTCGGCTGGTTCTTCATGTGGTTCCTCCTCTTCATCAAGCAGCTGCCGGTGGTGGCGATCGCGGAAGTGAAGGAGATCATCCCGCCCAAGCTGCGCAGCCATGCGCGTGGGCACGGGCTCGACGCCTCGGGGCACCACCTCCCTTATGGCACGGAAACGCCGGGAGAACACGACTGA
- a CDS encoding DUF3341 domain-containing protein, protein MRRGLVAAFREIDATCDAIEALKKKKYDFTVYMPTPRHEIEHAVEPPMSPVRRFTLIGGLLGVTFGYWVAVWTSEYWPLVVGGKAIASWIPYTIIGFEVMVLVGALSTVAAMFINSRIPKITATTGFDPRFTHGDYGIYVEAAPERLKEAEATLRQFGAIDVRGES, encoded by the coding sequence ATGCGGCGCGGACTTGTAGCGGCGTTTCGTGAGATCGACGCGACCTGCGACGCGATCGAAGCGCTCAAGAAGAAGAAGTACGACTTCACGGTGTACATGCCGACTCCGCGGCACGAGATCGAGCACGCCGTCGAGCCGCCCATGAGCCCCGTGCGCCGCTTCACGCTGATCGGCGGGTTGCTCGGCGTGACGTTCGGCTACTGGGTCGCGGTGTGGACGTCGGAGTACTGGCCGCTCGTGGTGGGCGGGAAGGCGATCGCGAGCTGGATCCCGTACACCATCATCGGGTTCGAGGTGATGGTGCTTGTCGGCGCCCTGTCCACCGTGGCGGCGATGTTCATCAACTCGCGCATCCCGAAGATCACGGCGACCACGGGCTTCGACCCGCGCTTCACGCACGGCGACTACGGCATCTACGTCGAAGCCGCGCCGGAGCGTCTCAAGGAAGCCGAAGCGACGCTTCGGCAGTTCGGCGCGATCGACGTGCGAGGGGAATCATGA
- a CDS encoding cytochrome c: MRFYRGFRRMMLLAPATLSLTACEWFTDFKRMPMVTTWEQDSILKAVRGAPQGSVPRSGTAVSAMQVSYTSLPFQIDTIGMLAMNPTPVTEASLANGHKYYQINCAVCHGDKGDGMGKAMRYGVPPINLLMDMTKNRTDGYIYGMMRNGRGLMPSYNRIEESDRWDVVNYVRALQGSVTGVQFATGPIALPGVNGDKVPGATELGPNRWVQHVPPTLIGTPGVSARPAETKPAETTTTEGAAQPAKTGEHE, translated from the coding sequence ATGCGATTCTATCGTGGGTTCCGTCGCATGATGCTGCTCGCGCCGGCGACGCTGTCGCTCACGGCGTGCGAGTGGTTCACCGACTTCAAGCGCATGCCGATGGTGACCACATGGGAGCAGGACTCGATCCTCAAGGCGGTGCGTGGCGCACCGCAGGGGTCGGTGCCGCGCTCTGGGACGGCCGTCAGCGCCATGCAGGTGTCGTATACGAGCCTGCCGTTCCAGATCGACACGATCGGGATGCTGGCGATGAACCCGACGCCGGTGACCGAGGCGTCGCTCGCCAACGGGCACAAGTACTACCAGATCAACTGCGCCGTGTGTCACGGCGACAAGGGAGACGGGATGGGGAAGGCGATGCGCTATGGCGTCCCCCCCATCAACCTCCTGATGGACATGACCAAGAATCGCACCGACGGCTACATCTACGGCATGATGCGCAACGGCCGAGGGCTGATGCCGTCGTACAACCGTATTGAGGAGTCGGACCGCTGGGACGTGGTGAACTACGTCCGCGCCCTGCAGGGGAGCGTCACCGGCGTGCAGTTCGCGACCGGACCGATCGCCCTGCCCGGGGTGAACGGCGACAAGGTTCCGGGGGCCACCGAACTCGGCCCCAACCGTTGGGTGCAGCACGTGCCGCCGACGCTGATCGGGACGCCAGGCGTCTCGGCGCGCCCGGCCGAAACGAAGCCCGCGGAAACCACGACGACTGAAGGGGCAGCACAGCCGGCGAAGACGGGAGAACACGAGTGA
- the trxA gene encoding thioredoxin, with the protein MIPAGHSLTVRCQFCQTWNRVDGTRAAERPKCGNCARFILLDRPWTLYEDSFERTIKESELPILVDFYADWCGPCKMMAPAVDELAARNIGTALVAKLNTDQAPQTSGSFSIRGIPTVIVFKGGEEVARQSGALPIGGLESLLQRARTPSA; encoded by the coding sequence ATGATCCCCGCCGGACACAGCCTCACCGTCCGTTGCCAGTTCTGCCAGACCTGGAACCGCGTCGACGGCACACGCGCCGCCGAACGCCCGAAGTGCGGCAACTGCGCGCGCTTCATCCTGCTCGACCGCCCGTGGACGCTGTACGAGGATTCGTTCGAGCGCACGATCAAGGAATCGGAGCTCCCCATCTTGGTCGACTTCTACGCCGACTGGTGCGGCCCCTGCAAGATGATGGCGCCCGCCGTGGACGAGCTCGCCGCACGAAACATCGGGACGGCACTCGTCGCCAAGCTGAATACCGATCAAGCGCCGCAGACCTCAGGGTCGTTCAGCATTCGTGGCATCCCGACGGTCATCGTCTTCAAGGGAGGGGAGGAGGTCGCGCGGCAGAGCGGCGCACTCCCCATCGGCGGGCTGGAATCGTTGCTCCAACGTGCGCGAACGCCGAGCGCCTAA
- a CDS encoding protein kinase, whose product MTNPSSPPPATDGVAERVQRALGHAYRIDREIGGGGMSRVFLAHEGSLARDVVVKVLREDIAEGLSRERFRREILTSANLQHPNIVGVIAAGDAEGLPYFVMPFVEGESLRARLTSERALSVPMTVSILRDVARALAFAHERGIVHRDIKPDNVLLAGGAAIVADFGVAKAVATARDRKEHPHGTLTSAGISLGTPAYMAPEQVASDPTMDHRADLYALGVMAYEMLAGRPPFADRGVRETMQAHLVETPEPLTRYRPTTPAALASLVMQCLEKDPAHRPQDAAAILAVLDDPAVVSGAVASSSVRALARSAHAPSLRWWLVGGAAVVALAGVVFAMRARRDPAAIPAVVAELPPGVAVLPMVSVSPDSSDAYLALGMSEEITSALSRIPGLRVASRSAAEAAQAAGGSVAEVGRRLGVPFLLEGTVQRNGDRIRVAVRLVTARDGFSAWSQVYERPTGDLLAVQSDIAAQIAAAVSSDVTADASVDVSGARDPEAYNDYLRGHYHLAQRTPASLPQAVSAFESAVSRDPAFARAYAELAQTYSILPSATTGERAESIDKATFAAQRALALDSSLSAAHAALGNIHDLAWRWSDGRAALTRALALDSLNVPALQWLAMNHAVNGEAREGVRLLQRAARRAGGGGAARLLAVVQGIAGEHAAAMATVREAAARDSTSPAARLALATVLLYAGRAAEAIPVLESIRGDDAESPEVLGSLGYALARVGRTTEARSIVAGLERDTRRSGVYPALAKVHLGLGDADSAIDALTWATAARDDFFVHESMASPLFDLIRRDARFARVVGIVGLEVGRLTAPVRRG is encoded by the coding sequence ATGACCAATCCCTCATCTCCCCCTCCGGCGACCGATGGCGTCGCCGAGCGTGTGCAGCGTGCGCTCGGGCATGCGTATCGCATCGACCGAGAGATCGGCGGGGGAGGGATGTCGCGCGTGTTCCTGGCGCACGAGGGGTCGCTGGCGCGCGACGTGGTGGTCAAGGTGCTGCGCGAGGACATTGCCGAGGGGCTGTCGCGCGAGCGATTCCGGCGCGAGATCCTCACCTCGGCCAACCTGCAGCACCCCAACATCGTCGGGGTAATTGCAGCTGGCGACGCCGAGGGACTCCCGTACTTCGTGATGCCGTTCGTCGAGGGGGAGTCGCTGCGGGCGCGCCTGACGAGCGAGCGCGCGCTCTCGGTGCCGATGACCGTGAGCATCCTGCGCGACGTGGCGCGCGCTCTCGCCTTCGCACACGAGCGGGGGATCGTGCACCGCGACATCAAGCCGGACAACGTCCTGCTGGCGGGCGGGGCGGCTATCGTGGCCGACTTCGGGGTGGCCAAGGCCGTCGCCACCGCGCGCGACCGCAAGGAGCATCCGCATGGGACGCTGACCAGTGCGGGGATCTCGCTGGGAACGCCGGCGTACATGGCGCCGGAGCAGGTGGCGAGCGATCCCACGATGGATCATCGTGCCGATCTGTACGCCCTTGGCGTGATGGCGTACGAGATGCTCGCTGGCCGCCCCCCCTTTGCCGATCGCGGCGTGCGCGAGACGATGCAGGCGCACCTGGTGGAGACGCCGGAACCGCTGACCCGCTACCGCCCGACGACGCCGGCAGCACTGGCGTCGCTCGTCATGCAATGTCTGGAGAAAGATCCGGCACATCGCCCGCAGGACGCCGCGGCGATTCTCGCCGTGCTCGACGATCCGGCTGTGGTGAGCGGCGCGGTCGCCTCCTCGTCGGTTCGCGCGCTGGCGCGCTCGGCACACGCGCCCTCACTGCGCTGGTGGCTGGTGGGCGGGGCCGCGGTGGTGGCACTCGCGGGGGTGGTGTTCGCCATGCGCGCGCGGCGCGACCCCGCGGCGATCCCGGCGGTCGTGGCCGAGCTCCCGCCCGGCGTCGCCGTCCTCCCCATGGTCAGCGTCTCTCCGGACTCCAGCGATGCCTACCTGGCCTTGGGGATGTCCGAGGAGATCACCAGCGCGCTGTCGCGCATTCCCGGGTTGCGCGTGGCATCGCGGAGTGCGGCGGAGGCGGCGCAGGCGGCGGGTGGATCGGTCGCGGAGGTAGGGCGTCGACTCGGCGTCCCCTTCCTGCTCGAGGGGACGGTGCAGCGCAACGGCGATCGCATCCGAGTGGCGGTGCGGTTGGTGACGGCGCGCGATGGCTTCAGCGCCTGGTCGCAGGTGTACGAGCGCCCCACGGGCGACCTGCTCGCGGTGCAGTCGGACATCGCGGCGCAGATCGCGGCGGCGGTGAGCAGCGACGTTACCGCCGACGCCTCCGTCGACGTGAGCGGGGCGCGCGATCCCGAGGCCTACAACGACTACCTGCGCGGGCACTATCACCTGGCGCAGCGGACACCAGCCTCGCTGCCGCAGGCGGTGTCGGCTTTCGAATCGGCGGTGAGCCGCGACCCGGCCTTCGCGCGTGCGTACGCCGAGCTCGCGCAGACGTACTCGATCCTCCCGTCGGCGACGACCGGGGAGCGCGCCGAGTCGATCGACAAGGCGACCTTTGCGGCGCAGCGCGCGCTGGCGCTCGACTCGTCGTTGTCGGCGGCGCACGCGGCGCTGGGGAACATCCACGACCTCGCCTGGCGCTGGTCGGACGGGCGCGCCGCGCTGACGCGGGCGCTTGCCCTCGACTCGCTCAACGTCCCCGCCTTGCAGTGGTTGGCGATGAACCACGCCGTGAATGGCGAGGCGCGTGAGGGCGTGCGATTGCTGCAGCGGGCGGCGCGCCGCGCGGGGGGCGGCGGGGCGGCGCGACTGCTGGCGGTGGTGCAGGGGATCGCGGGCGAGCATGCGGCGGCAATGGCAACCGTGCGCGAGGCCGCGGCGCGCGACTCGACGTCGCCGGCGGCCCGACTCGCACTGGCGACGGTCCTGCTGTACGCGGGGCGTGCGGCCGAGGCGATCCCCGTCCTCGAGTCGATTCGCGGCGACGATGCCGAGTCGCCGGAGGTGCTGGGTTCGTTAGGCTACGCCTTGGCGCGCGTCGGGCGCACGACCGAGGCCCGGTCGATCGTGGCCGGACTCGAGCGCGATACGCGTCGCTCCGGCGTCTACCCGGCGCTGGCCAAGGTGCACCTCGGGTTGGGAGACGCGGATTCGGCGATTGATGCCCTCACGTGGGCGACGGCGGCACGCGACGACTTCTTCGTGCACGAGTCCATGGCGTCACCCCTGTTCGACCTCATTCGTCGCGATGCACGGTTTGCGCGCGTGGTCGGCATCGTCGGGCTGGAGGTCGGCCGGCTGACTGCGCCGGTACGACGGGGCTAG
- a CDS encoding redoxin domain-containing protein, producing MTSSTTLRVPAVGELAPDISLPSTSGEVVTLSSFRGQQSVLLAFFPLAFTAVCTTEMCSFRDDYADFSDKDVTVFPVSVDATPSQREFKAKYEMPVDLLSDFKREAATAYGVLIPEKFFANRAYFLIDKAGVIRWAHVEAHPGQRRENAEILVEIAKLG from the coding sequence ATGACGTCCAGCACGACGCTTCGCGTGCCCGCCGTTGGCGAGCTCGCACCGGATATCTCCCTCCCGTCGACCTCGGGCGAGGTCGTGACCCTGTCCTCGTTCCGCGGGCAGCAGAGCGTCCTCCTCGCCTTCTTCCCGTTGGCTTTCACCGCGGTCTGCACGACCGAGATGTGCAGCTTTCGCGACGACTACGCCGATTTCAGCGACAAGGACGTGACCGTCTTCCCGGTCAGCGTGGATGCCACGCCGTCGCAGCGCGAGTTCAAGGCCAAGTATGAAATGCCGGTCGACCTGCTCAGCGACTTCAAGCGCGAAGCGGCGACGGCGTACGGCGTCCTGATTCCCGAGAAGTTCTTCGCGAATCGCGCCTACTTCCTCATCGACAAGGCCGGCGTGATTCGCTGGGCGCACGTGGAAGCGCATCCCGGCCAGCGTCGCGAGAACGCCGAGATCCTGGTCGAGATCGCGAAGCTCGGCTGA
- the ugpC gene encoding sn-glycerol-3-phosphate ABC transporter ATP-binding protein UgpC — translation MAGVRLAGIAKRFESGGAPAVDGVSFEVHDGEFAVLVGPSGCGKTTVLRMIAGLETPTDGRIFIGGRDVTDLAPRDRDIAMVFQNYALYPHLSVRENIGFGLTMRRVAPAEIAARVTRVAESLGIDELQARRPAQLSGGQRQRVALARAIVREPAVFLFDEPLSNLDAQVRAQTRGELVRLHRRLGTTMIYVTHDQVEAMTMAQRVAVMHRGQVEQLAPPLEVYHAPSTLFVASFVGSPTINRFAGRVAAGGATPVFEGALRLAVQAPVAAVATLAVRPEHLVLVAPADGAAAEVTLIEPLGPETIVHVRLAAGEEATLRIQGGRVPGLGESVGIAVRVAEALVYGADGRLVGRGAA, via the coding sequence ATGGCCGGCGTTAGGCTCGCGGGGATCGCCAAGCGCTTCGAGTCAGGCGGGGCACCCGCCGTCGATGGCGTCTCGTTCGAGGTCCACGACGGCGAGTTCGCCGTCCTCGTGGGGCCATCGGGCTGCGGCAAGACGACCGTGCTGCGCATGATCGCCGGCCTCGAGACCCCCACCGACGGCCGCATCTTCATCGGCGGGCGCGACGTGACCGACCTCGCGCCACGCGATCGCGACATCGCGATGGTCTTCCAGAACTACGCGCTGTATCCGCACCTCTCCGTGCGGGAGAACATCGGCTTCGGCCTCACGATGCGGCGCGTGGCGCCGGCCGAGATCGCGGCGCGCGTGACGCGCGTGGCTGAGTCGTTAGGTATCGACGAGCTGCAGGCACGGCGTCCGGCGCAGCTGTCGGGCGGGCAGCGGCAACGCGTGGCCCTCGCCCGTGCCATCGTGCGAGAGCCCGCGGTCTTCCTCTTCGACGAGCCGCTCTCCAACCTCGACGCCCAGGTGCGGGCGCAGACACGCGGCGAACTGGTGCGCCTGCACCGGCGCCTGGGGACGACGATGATCTACGTCACGCACGACCAGGTGGAGGCGATGACGATGGCCCAGCGCGTGGCCGTGATGCACCGCGGGCAGGTCGAGCAACTGGCCCCGCCGCTCGAGGTCTACCACGCGCCGTCCACGCTCTTCGTCGCCTCCTTCGTCGGGTCGCCGACCATCAACCGCTTCGCCGGCCGCGTCGCCGCCGGTGGCGCGACGCCCGTCTTCGAGGGAGCGTTGCGTCTGGCGGTGCAGGCGCCCGTGGCTGCCGTCGCGACGCTGGCGGTGCGCCCCGAGCATCTCGTCCTCGTGGCACCCGCCGACGGCGCGGCCGCGGAGGTGACGCTCATCGAACCGCTCGGTCCCGAGACGATCGTGCATGTGCGCCTGGCGGCCGGGGAGGAGGCGACGCTGCGCATTCAGGGCGGGCGCGTGCCCGGCCTCGGCGAATCCGTGGGCATCGCGGTACGCGTCGCGGAGGCGCTCGTCTACGGCGCGGATGGCCGCTTGGTGGGACGCGGCGCCGCGTGA
- a CDS encoding sugar ABC transporter substrate-binding protein, with protein sequence MKRRATRATPRLVAVTSPPADRARAVVLRVAVACLALALSGGCRGGGDDIVLRMTSWQSPQENVLDRPAIQAFERAHPGVRVVNEPVSNQAEYREKVITAIASGSPPDVLLLDGIDVPSFADAGVLLDLTPFAARAGLALEKFFPNVLAMFARGDTVLAFPKGFSPVVYYYNRALFDAAGLPYPTDGWTFDDFLRTAKALTIDRDGDGTPEQWGTAVDRRFHTWQAMIWSGGGDILAPDGSRASGTLDAPASVRALEFLTSLAVVHKVAPRPNAFRAVSGNETRLFYSGRLALLPSGHWLIPNIKAQLVRGQLALGVVSFPRATDATAATPLFASGWAVPRNTAHRKLAVELAAALAGEAAQRQRLAAGLELATMPAVQADFAARDSLGLEAAFLRQVATGRAPWGARIARFREVEAQLPDIIDRVVIRHERVADVARDVARRLDEILAR encoded by the coding sequence GTGAAGCGCCGGGCCACCCGCGCCACGCCGCGGCTCGTGGCGGTGACGAGCCCGCCCGCCGATCGCGCGCGTGCGGTGGTGCTGCGTGTCGCGGTCGCATGCCTGGCCCTCGCCCTAAGCGGCGGGTGCCGCGGTGGGGGCGACGACATCGTGCTGCGCATGACGTCGTGGCAGTCGCCGCAGGAAAACGTGCTGGACCGGCCGGCCATCCAGGCGTTCGAACGCGCACACCCCGGCGTGCGCGTGGTCAACGAACCGGTGAGCAACCAGGCGGAGTATCGCGAGAAGGTCATCACGGCGATCGCGTCGGGGTCGCCCCCCGACGTCCTCCTGCTCGACGGCATCGACGTGCCGTCGTTTGCCGATGCGGGGGTGCTGCTCGACCTCACGCCGTTTGCCGCCCGGGCCGGACTCGCGCTCGAGAAGTTCTTCCCGAATGTGCTCGCCATGTTCGCGCGCGGCGACACGGTGCTGGCCTTTCCCAAGGGATTTTCTCCCGTCGTCTACTACTACAATCGGGCGCTCTTCGACGCGGCCGGGCTCCCCTATCCCACGGACGGGTGGACGTTCGACGACTTCTTGCGCACCGCGAAGGCGCTGACCATCGATCGCGACGGCGACGGGACGCCGGAGCAATGGGGGACGGCGGTCGACCGCCGCTTTCACACCTGGCAGGCCATGATCTGGAGCGGAGGAGGGGACATCCTCGCCCCCGACGGTTCGCGTGCCAGCGGGACTCTCGATGCCCCCGCGTCGGTGCGGGCGCTCGAGTTCCTCACCTCGCTGGCGGTCGTGCACAAGGTCGCCCCGCGCCCGAATGCCTTTCGCGCCGTCTCCGGGAACGAGACGCGCCTCTTCTATTCGGGGCGGCTGGCGCTGCTCCCCAGCGGGCACTGGCTCATCCCCAACATCAAGGCGCAACTGGTGCGCGGCCAGCTCGCGTTAGGGGTGGTCTCGTTCCCGCGGGCGACCGATGCCACCGCGGCGACGCCGCTCTTTGCGTCGGGCTGGGCGGTGCCGCGCAACACGGCGCACCGCAAGCTCGCGGTCGAGCTGGCGGCGGCCCTGGCGGGGGAGGCGGCGCAGCGCCAACGCCTGGCGGCGGGGCTGGAACTCGCGACGATGCCGGCGGTCCAGGCGGACTTCGCCGCCCGGGACTCGTTAGGACTGGAGGCGGCCTTCCTGCGACAGGTGGCGACCGGGCGCGCGCCGTGGGGGGCGCGCATCGCCCGCTTTCGCGAGGTGGAGGCGCAGCTCCCCGACATCATCGATCGGGTCGTGATTCGGCATGAACGCGTGGCCGACGTCGCCCGTGACGTGGCGCGCCGGCTGGACGAGATCCTCGCCCGATGA
- a CDS encoding sugar ABC transporter permease — protein sequence MSDTARTTASGRTSDRTSTTAPPTSRTVTGGAVRWIVGACVMWALVSGGIVARTAANVEYALAAHEGRALVAREGRALAAPEGRATSARADSVAPSTAARSRRVIASAPLPEAHAALSRFLGRPARPLDAQDRALVHAAWWRRAVSLPIKDRDEWEIIGAVALEASPWRPLGLPLALVAVAALLAIGLARRAVSRAAGDRAVSPALALAPPLSVLATCSLGLVLLVRGSVERAQALLPPATAVARFDALALPLPSAPLASLALALTLAAATAVIAAAGWAASARRRPADRRETLTAWGFLAPSALHLLVFTAGPLAFTLYVSMHDWDLLRVDRPFVGLGNYAELARDPLFWRALANTALYALYVPVSMALALGAALILDQPLKGMKALRAVVFLPTVVSYVAIAVVWQWMFNVDFGLLNFLMRAVQLPAVDWLGNPKTALVAVMIVSAWVQLGYQMVIYLAGLQGIPAHLHEAATLDGAAAWARFRHITFPLLRPVTVYLFVTGIIWSFQVFTLVYVMTEGGPVHATDVLVYRIYQNAWEFRRMGYASAMSWVLFAILLGLTLLQWRALNRKVDDAA from the coding sequence ATGAGCGACACGGCGCGCACCACCGCGAGCGGCCGTACGAGCGACCGCACGAGCACCACGGCGCCCCCCACATCGCGCACCGTCACCGGTGGGGCGGTGCGCTGGATCGTGGGCGCCTGCGTCATGTGGGCCCTCGTGTCCGGTGGCATCGTCGCGCGGACGGCGGCGAACGTCGAGTATGCACTCGCTGCGCATGAAGGACGCGCGCTGGTCGCGCGCGAAGGACGCGCGCTTGCCGCGCCCGAAGGACGCGCGACTTCCGCGCGCGCGGACTCCGTCGCCCCGAGCACCGCAGCGCGGTCGCGGCGCGTCATCGCGAGCGCCCCCCTGCCAGAGGCGCACGCGGCGCTCTCCCGCTTCCTCGGTCGCCCCGCGCGCCCCCTCGACGCACAGGACCGCGCACTGGTACATGCCGCCTGGTGGCGGCGCGCGGTGAGCCTCCCCATCAAGGATCGCGATGAGTGGGAGATCATCGGCGCGGTGGCACTCGAGGCCTCGCCGTGGCGCCCGCTCGGTCTCCCGCTCGCGCTCGTCGCGGTGGCCGCGCTCCTGGCGATCGGGCTGGCGCGGCGCGCCGTCTCGCGGGCCGCAGGCGATCGGGCGGTCAGCCCGGCGCTGGCGCTGGCGCCCCCGCTTTCGGTGCTGGCGACCTGCTCGCTTGGGCTCGTGCTGCTCGTGCGAGGCTCCGTCGAGCGCGCCCAAGCGCTGCTGCCGCCGGCGACGGCGGTTGCGCGCTTCGATGCCCTGGCCTTGCCCCTCCCGTCGGCCCCGCTCGCGTCGCTCGCCCTCGCGCTCACCCTGGCGGCGGCGACCGCGGTGATCGCGGCCGCCGGCTGGGCCGCCTCGGCGCGCCGCCGCCCCGCCGACCGACGCGAGACGCTCACGGCGTGGGGCTTCCTCGCGCCCAGCGCCCTGCACCTGCTGGTCTTCACCGCCGGACCGCTGGCCTTCACGCTGTACGTCTCGATGCACGACTGGGACCTGCTGCGCGTCGACCGCCCCTTCGTGGGACTCGGCAACTACGCCGAGCTCGCGCGGGACCCGCTGTTCTGGCGCGCGCTGGCGAACACCGCACTCTACGCGCTCTACGTCCCCGTCAGCATGGCGTTGGCGTTAGGCGCCGCCCTCATCCTCGACCAGCCGCTCAAGGGGATGAAGGCGCTGCGCGCGGTGGTCTTCCTTCCCACGGTGGTGTCGTACGTCGCCATCGCCGTGGTCTGGCAGTGGATGTTCAACGTCGACTTCGGGCTCCTCAACTTCCTGATGCGTGCCGTGCAGCTGCCGGCCGTCGACTGGCTCGGCAACCCGAAGACCGCCCTCGTGGCCGTCATGATCGTGTCGGCGTGGGTGCAGCTCGGCTACCAGATGGTCATCTATCTCGCCGGCCTGCAGGGGATCCCGGCGCACCTGCACGAGGCGGCAACGCTCGACGGAGCCGCCGCCTGGGCGCGCTTTCGCCACATCACCTTCCCGCTGCTGCGCCCCGTCACCGTCTACCTCTTCGTCACGGGGATCATCTGGTCCTTCCAGGTCTTCACCCTGGTCTATGTGATGACCGAGGGGGGGCCGGTGCACGCCACCGACGTGCTGGTCTACCGCATCTACCAGAACGCCTGGGAGTTTCGCCGCATGGGCTACGCCTCGGCGATGAGCTGGGTCCTGTTCGCCATCCTGCTGGGGCTCACGCTCCTCCAGTGGCGTGCCCTCAATCGCAAGGTCGACGATGCGGCCTGA